Genomic DNA from Candidatus Brocadia sp.:
TACAAATAAAGTACCGGGAAGTCAGGGTATCCCTCCGTTGGTAAGAATTCCAGTATCTAAAACCGGTGATTTTCTCGGTGTTATTGCAAATTACCGGTCTAAGTCTCTTATGAATGCCTTCCGCCGTATAACAAATGAATATGTCCCTGAACTTAATGTTATATCATATAAGGTGCTGTTATCAGGTTATATTATCCCTCAAACACGGTGGAGCGACCATGCCTCCTTTTGGAATCACGGATACCCGGCCTTTATGTTGACGGACACAGCCATGTTCAGAAACCCTTACTATCATACCCCATACGATAACTATGAAAAACTTGATTTTACCTTTATGGTAAATGTAACGAAGGCCGTAGTCAGTGTTATTCTGAATCTTGATAATTTGTCTAAAAGATTATTTTCTAGTTGGTATAACTTCTGAAAGCAAAGACATAAGTGCCTTAGAATTGCCTTTAAAAATTTACAGAGGCGTCTGGCTAAGGGAGAAATTACAGAAAAGAGTATGAGAAGATTAAAATGCATTTTTAAGGTAATATATATTCACAGCTTAATTAACACGTATCATTTCCATCCGAAAATATTCGAACTTTTGGCTGGAAAATAACCGCCTTTTGACAAGCGGGACGTTTGTCCTACCAGATTAAGAAAGGGGAAGGGTCGCATCTCAAAAAATAAATGTTGATCCTTCTTGCTGGAAAGATCAAATTAACAAGATAATGAAAATATTAACATTTAAGACCCTAGACCGCGCTTAAATGCAGGGATGTCTATTACACGAAGAGGATATCGACATTCTTTCGCCATGCGGCAGGAATTATTGGAAGTCTGTTCGTTACGAGAGGAGAAGAAGGCTTTCAGCCCATTCATTACGGCATCCGAACTTCTGGTGGCAGATCATTCTTTACAAAAGGTTAAAATACAGGCCATTAGTCAGTTCGAACGATCCTATCTAACAAATCTCCTTATTACCCACAAAGGGAACATCACACACGCCGCAAAAGCCGCAGGAAAAGACCGGCGGACTTTTCAGAGGCTTCTTCAAAAATATAACCTTGACGCACATGCCTTCCGGACAAAAAACGGGTAATTTTTCCCTATCCTCACCTTACGAAATTTTTAGATTTACCTGCTTTATGTCCGCTTTATACATATAAAACCACCCGTAGTATAGTAAGATTCGTAAATTGTATGCGACCTATTACTGTTAATTCACACCAGGTGTATAAATCAGTTCTTCCTTTCTGTCAAATGCGGTAGCCACGCCGCATTTTCATGCCGCATATTGATTTTGGTTGTATCTCTTTGACTTTTATTGCGATAGAAAAACATAATAAAAAAAGTATATGTGGTCAAAAACCCGCATCTATTATTAACAAATGGCAAAATACCCGGAAAAATGAAGGATAAAAAAGAAATACTTTTGGCATTTCTGTTGCGAAATTGAACAACGTTATTAGAAAAAATATCTTAAAAAAGATGACAGATAAAATAGTCATTGCGGGTGACCGGGAAGTAATCCTGCCACCGAGATTGCTTCGGGCGAGCGTCCTCGCAAAGACAACTTTCTTTCAGTGTTTGATGTTGAGACAGAAAGGAAGAAGTGTCCGTTATGGAGAAAAAAATCTTAAACTGTAGTAATCAGGAGGTGCTAATGGCCCTTCTTGATTACCTTATCAGACATCGGAACGCAAAAGATACCCTGGAAGGTATACTCGGATGGTGGTTTCCCAAAGGTTATGCTGTGCAAAAAGATGCGGTTCAGTATGCCATTGATTTTTTGGTTTCAAAAAATTGGTTAACAAAACACGAGACCACCAATTTTCAAAAAATCTATGGGATTAACAAGAAACAGCTCAAAGAGATCAAGTCGTTTCATGCTTCATTCAAGGGAAAAGCGGATAGAAATGACATACAGGGGATTATCAGGGAGTATGTGATTCATCTTTGAGGAAATAATAACAACTGAGACAGAATCGTGTGAAAAAAGGAGAAAAGATGAAAGATAAAGATCGTTTTTGCAAGAAATTTAAAATAAACGGAAAAATATGTAATGCTTATAGAGAATTGTCGCTGACCTTGTATCCTAATGTGGAAGAAATCAGGACATTTTGTAAAACAGAAAATCATGAAAAATGTCCCATATTAAAAATATCTGGCATGAATAGTTCGGTTTGTGTTTCTTCTGGAAATGATAACGATAAAGAAATTCTTTATCAATCCCGGTAACTTATCGAGAGTGTTCTTGGTAGTCCGGGATAAATTTCTTTATGTGAGGAGGGGATAAAATGTTAAAGAAGTTTGGTTATAGTCTTGTTGTTGCAAGTGTATTGATGTTTGCTGTTGGTGTCGTTAATACCACGTTGCTTGGCTCTGCGATAGCCGCTGAGGAAAAGAAGTGCGATAAATGCGGACATTTTCCATCTGTACCGGAAAAAAATTGCAAATGCGAATGCCATTCAAAATAAAGCCAATAATACCGCAAGGAAAGGTATCTGCATATTTGATCCCGGAAGACAGCAGAAAGGCAATTCACATGAGTTGCCTTTCTGCGTTTAAGAATAAAGAATCTTCCGAAAGGGAAAGAAGCCTGATAGTCATAGGGATACTTACATCAGTTAGAGGAATAACAATGGATATTTAAAGAGATTTATTATACACTGAAGGCAAAGAAAGACAGTGAGAAGGCAATCATTTTTTTTTCATAAAAGAGGATCACTACCTTCCCAATGTATCAATTCTGTTACTATCCTTGAAGGACTTTTCATGTGTTATTTCATTTATGGTATAGTACGGGCATTTTATCAGAAAAATTATTGTCTCCTGCCATACCATATCATCTTTTCGTTGAGATTTGGGCTTGTTTTTTGTTATTCAATTTTTCATTCGAGAAAATAATGATCAAAAAACTCGCCTTTTATCTGTTTATAATCTTTATACTATTCTGGAGTATAGGCCCTTTTCTTTGGATCCTTTTGACGTCCCTGAAACCACCTGCCCAGATTATGCAATTGCCACCTATATTCCCGAAAAATTACAGTATTGTTTCATACAAAAATGTTTTTTTGGGGAGCCACTTTCCTTACTACCTGTTCAATACTTTTATGGTTTCATTAGCAACCGTATTTACCACAATACCTCTGTCACTTCTTGCAGCATATGGCATATCTCGTTTCTCCTTCAGAGGGAAGACAGTCATTTTATTTATGATAATAATCTTATTTGCTCTCCCCTCAATAAGTCTTGTAGCCGCGCTTTATAAACTATTTTATGTCCTGGGGTGGATCAATCTTCCCGTTTCTCTCATCTTTACCTATTGTGCTCAAAATTTTCCTCTCTCGTTTTTTCTCATGGTAAAGTATCTTGATAAAATACCAGGAGAGATGGATTGTGCAGCCCTTATAGACGGCTGTACTCATTTTCAAACCTTTCGGTACATAATCGCACCCATGTCATTGCCCGGCATTATTTCATCTGCGGTTCTTATCTTCATCTTT
This window encodes:
- a CDS encoding carbohydrate ABC transporter permease, which codes for MIKKLAFYLFIIFILFWSIGPFLWILLTSLKPPAQIMQLPPIFPKNYSIVSYKNVFLGSHFPYYLFNTFMVSLATVFTTIPLSLLAAYGISRFSFRGKTVILFMIIILFALPSISLVAALYKLFYVLGWINLPVSLIFTYCAQNFPLSFFLMVKYLDKIPGEMDCAALIDGCTHFQTFRYIIAPMSLPGIISSAVLIFIFCWNEFLFALTFTLDESSRLASVGVALFQGTFEIPWGDIASASVVVTLPLLIFLMFFQKYVVQGLTSGAVKG